A window of Christiangramia forsetii KT0803 contains these coding sequences:
- the xerA gene encoding site-specific tyrosine recombinase/integron integrase, producing the protein MKKLNLFLFLRDKHVNIGIDFRYDENVKSKLKLMQEVKWSDTNRCFYIPAERTLLNKLLVHFKGSDVAIDDSLIDFSKLSSTSIPNNRLPSPINAYRVYMKGLRYSQSTIKTYCTFTEKFLKFHNYKTTFSQNDVSRFMEAEIALKSYSISSHRQCISALKHYFEFSDQAEFEISELVRPKKSRFLPTVLSKEEIIDLLRLTRNLKHRCILALIYSSGLRVGELINLHLKDIDIDRKQILIKQAKGRKDRYVMLAESFLPLLYNYLQTYEPKRYFTEGYDNKKYSSSAIRSFLKDSCRRAKISKKVTPHTLRHSFATHMLENGTDLRYIQELLGHSKPETTMIYTHVAKKDLMKIQSPLDASIKAILKRHDKGESNLRLSRNILG; encoded by the coding sequence ATGAAAAAATTAAATCTTTTTTTGTTCTTGCGTGACAAACATGTAAATATAGGTATCGATTTTCGATATGATGAAAACGTGAAATCAAAACTAAAATTGATGCAGGAGGTCAAATGGTCTGATACGAATCGCTGTTTTTATATTCCGGCAGAACGTACTTTACTGAATAAACTTTTAGTACATTTTAAAGGTTCAGATGTAGCGATCGATGATTCCCTAATAGATTTTTCAAAACTTTCATCAACGTCAATTCCAAACAATCGCCTTCCCTCCCCCATAAATGCTTACAGAGTATACATGAAAGGTTTAAGATATAGCCAGAGTACTATAAAGACGTACTGTACTTTTACTGAAAAGTTTTTAAAATTTCACAATTATAAAACTACTTTTTCCCAGAATGATGTTTCCCGATTTATGGAGGCGGAAATAGCTTTAAAATCATATTCTATAAGTTCTCATAGGCAATGTATAAGTGCCTTAAAGCATTATTTTGAATTTAGCGATCAGGCTGAATTTGAGATTTCGGAATTAGTAAGGCCTAAGAAAAGCAGATTCCTCCCAACTGTTCTAAGCAAAGAAGAGATCATAGATTTACTTAGACTTACAAGAAATTTAAAGCATCGCTGTATACTCGCATTGATCTATTCTTCTGGTCTGAGAGTGGGAGAACTGATAAATCTTCATTTGAAAGATATTGATATTGACCGAAAACAGATTTTGATTAAGCAGGCGAAAGGAAGAAAAGACCGATATGTGATGCTGGCAGAAAGTTTTTTACCGCTTTTGTATAATTATCTGCAAACTTATGAGCCTAAGCGTTATTTCACAGAAGGCTATGATAATAAGAAATATTCCAGTTCTGCAATTAGAAGTTTTCTTAAAGATTCCTGTCGCAGGGCGAAAATCAGCAAAAAGGTAACTCCACATACCCTGAGACACAGTTTTGCTACCCACATGTTAGAAAACGGAACCGATCTTAGATATATACAGGAACTGCTTGGACATTCCAAACCGGAAACTACTATGATCTATACTCATGTAGCCAAAAAAGATCTAATGAAAATACAGAGTCCGTTAGATGCGAGTATCAAGGCGATTTTAAAGCGACACGATAAAGGAGAGTCAAACCTGCGTTTATCCCGAAACATACTCGGATAA
- a CDS encoding TerB family tellurite resistance protein, producing MEFNLAEKLAIVKAIDRVILADNKVANAEMAYLGQLMELLNFDSDFVEEARKFNVKQANGILENMGTAKKHSLAIILHEMAYADGEMDKEEIKVLFTVFENAGIKIEKSGNTLSVFDISDIYFKSSRHYIHSKDQNISESYSGEKRAIKIEPNIEGKKGYSVTSFFINGMSFLWGKKVEMSPKQMEVVQISNNKVLLRGYDDLNIKGEKHSNYSISIFHNHTEVEKIIIHHHNENIDVEYLK from the coding sequence ATGGAATTTAACCTTGCCGAAAAATTAGCGATTGTAAAGGCTATTGATAGAGTGATCCTTGCCGATAACAAAGTTGCAAATGCAGAAATGGCATACCTGGGTCAACTCATGGAACTTCTAAACTTCGATTCAGATTTTGTGGAAGAGGCGCGTAAATTCAACGTGAAACAGGCAAACGGGATCCTCGAAAATATGGGCACAGCTAAAAAGCATTCCCTGGCTATTATATTGCACGAAATGGCTTACGCTGATGGAGAAATGGATAAGGAAGAGATCAAAGTATTATTCACTGTATTTGAGAATGCCGGAATCAAAATTGAAAAATCCGGGAATACACTTTCAGTATTTGATATTTCAGATATATATTTTAAATCTTCCCGCCACTATATTCATTCGAAAGATCAGAATATATCAGAATCTTATTCCGGAGAAAAAAGAGCTATTAAGATAGAGCCTAATATTGAGGGGAAAAAAGGTTATTCCGTTACTAGCTTTTTTATTAATGGGATGAGTTTTCTATGGGGTAAGAAAGTAGAAATGTCTCCTAAGCAAATGGAAGTTGTACAGATAAGCAATAACAAAGTACTTTTACGAGGTTACGATGATCTGAATATTAAAGGTGAGAAACATTCAAATTACAGCATTAGTATATTTCATAACCATACGGAAGTGGAAAAGATCATTATTCATCACCACAATGAAAATATAGATGTAGAATATCTAAAATAA